One window of the Burkholderia ubonensis subsp. mesacidophila genome contains the following:
- a CDS encoding AraC family transcriptional regulator, whose translation MHRVTHYRRTCEGVEAISLDSDRAFPRHAHDEFGVGLIVSGAHRSWSGRGQVDAQAGDAIMVNPGEVHDGAPLGSDAGRSWRMLYLAPALVARVAAEEGLGEVELAHPSVRDARLAAAVSRLYARIVGDEDGTPLARDEALVMLVAGLLARHANRALPAPGATPAIRAARERLDAAPAAPVSLAELAGLSGISRFQLLRGFARELGITPHAYLIQARARLARALLARGHPIANAAAEAGFADQSHLTRAFARQFGITPGQFAQATR comes from the coding sequence ATGCATCGCGTCACGCATTACCGCCGCACCTGTGAAGGCGTCGAGGCGATCAGCCTCGATTCCGACCGCGCGTTCCCGCGACACGCGCATGACGAATTCGGCGTCGGCTTGATCGTCAGCGGCGCGCACCGGTCGTGGAGCGGCCGCGGGCAGGTCGACGCGCAGGCCGGCGACGCGATCATGGTCAACCCGGGCGAAGTGCACGACGGCGCGCCGCTCGGCAGCGACGCAGGCCGAAGCTGGCGAATGCTGTACCTCGCGCCCGCGCTCGTCGCGCGCGTCGCGGCCGAAGAAGGGCTCGGCGAAGTCGAGCTCGCGCATCCTTCGGTGCGCGACGCGCGGCTGGCCGCCGCCGTGAGCCGGCTCTACGCGCGCATCGTCGGCGACGAGGACGGCACGCCGCTCGCCCGCGACGAAGCGCTCGTGATGCTCGTCGCGGGGCTGCTCGCGCGGCATGCGAACCGCGCGCTGCCCGCGCCCGGCGCCACGCCCGCGATCCGCGCCGCGCGGGAACGGCTCGATGCGGCCCCCGCCGCGCCGGTCTCGCTCGCGGAACTGGCGGGCTTGAGCGGCATCAGCCGCTTCCAGTTGCTGCGCGGCTTTGCGCGCGAGCTCGGCATTACGCCGCATGCGTACCTGATCCAGGCGCGTGCGCGCCTTGCCCGTGCGTTGCTCGCGCGCGGCCACCCGATCGCCAACGCCGCGGCCGAAGCGGGATTCGCCGACCAGAGCCACCTGACGCGCGCGTTTGCGCGCCAGTTCGGGATCACGCCCGGACAGTTCGCGCAGGCGACGCGATAG
- a CDS encoding type II toxin-antitoxin system VapC family toxin translates to MILVDTNVISEPLRPAPNASVLEWLDAQNVETLFLAAISLAEMRFGVAAMPEGKRRDWLHRSIEQRVVPVFRGRILPFDTAASEAYARLRARARAAGSAIAPADGYIAATAEANGLIVATRDIAPFEAAGLRAIDPWAV, encoded by the coding sequence ATGATTCTTGTCGATACCAACGTCATATCCGAGCCGCTTCGGCCTGCGCCGAATGCGTCAGTGCTGGAGTGGCTCGACGCCCAGAATGTCGAAACCTTGTTTCTGGCGGCGATCAGTCTGGCCGAGATGAGATTCGGCGTCGCCGCGATGCCTGAAGGCAAGCGGCGAGACTGGCTGCATCGAAGCATTGAACAAAGAGTGGTGCCGGTATTCCGCGGCCGGATTTTGCCGTTCGACACGGCTGCGAGCGAGGCCTATGCCAGGCTTCGCGCACGCGCGCGGGCGGCCGGCAGCGCGATCGCGCCTGCCGATGGCTATATCGCCGCGACCGCCGAAGCGAACGGATTGATCGTGGCGACGCGCGACATCGCGCCATTCGAGGCGGCTGGCCTGAGGGCGATCGATCCGTGGGCGGTCTAG
- a CDS encoding aspartate carbamoyltransferase, which translates to MTVPQQAFLRDAMRRLNMTRETFANRIGVSRRALDTWLLPDDSQESRGMPEIVERFVSEIVGRPAPENGNHTQSVDHHGLAKQFLFEGKPQLLSVDQFSRDSVEALFRVADVMQPIARRRKISRVLEGAVLGNLFFEASTRTRVSFGAAFCRLGGSVCDTTGFTFSSMAKGESIYDTSRVMSGYVDALVIRHPEKGSVAEFARATNLPVINGGDGPGEHPSQALLDLYTIQREFSRLGKIVDGAHVALVGDLKYGRTVHSLVKLLALYRGLKFTLVSPPTLEMPAYIVDQISKNGHVIEQTHDLAAGLKGADVVYATRIQKERFTDESFEGYTPDFQINQALVDAVCGPDTLIMHPLPRDSRPGANDLSVDLNRDPRLAIFRQTDNGIPVRMAIFAVLLGVENLVQHSMRDATWRPPAYLGPEDAVFHGID; encoded by the coding sequence ATGACCGTTCCCCAGCAAGCCTTCCTCCGCGACGCGATGCGCCGCCTCAACATGACCCGCGAAACGTTCGCGAACCGCATCGGCGTCAGCCGCCGCGCGCTTGATACATGGCTGTTGCCAGACGATTCGCAGGAGTCGCGCGGGATGCCGGAGATCGTCGAGCGCTTCGTGTCGGAGATCGTCGGCCGCCCCGCGCCGGAAAACGGCAACCATACGCAAAGCGTAGATCATCACGGGCTCGCGAAGCAGTTCCTGTTCGAGGGCAAGCCGCAGTTGCTGTCGGTCGACCAGTTCTCGCGGGATTCGGTCGAGGCGCTGTTCCGCGTCGCCGACGTGATGCAGCCGATCGCGCGCCGCCGCAAGATCTCGCGCGTGCTCGAGGGCGCGGTGCTCGGCAACCTGTTCTTCGAGGCCAGCACGCGCACCCGCGTCTCGTTCGGCGCGGCGTTCTGCCGGCTCGGCGGCTCGGTGTGCGACACGACCGGCTTCACGTTCTCGTCGATGGCGAAAGGCGAATCGATCTACGACACGAGCCGCGTGATGTCCGGCTACGTCGACGCGCTGGTGATCCGCCATCCGGAGAAAGGCTCGGTCGCCGAATTCGCGCGCGCGACCAACCTGCCGGTGATCAACGGCGGCGACGGCCCCGGCGAGCACCCGAGCCAGGCGCTGCTCGACCTGTACACGATCCAGCGCGAATTCTCGCGGCTCGGCAAGATCGTCGACGGCGCGCACGTCGCGCTCGTCGGCGACCTCAAGTACGGCCGCACCGTGCATTCGCTCGTCAAGCTGCTCGCGCTGTATCGCGGGCTCAAGTTCACGCTCGTGTCGCCGCCGACGCTCGAAATGCCCGCGTACATCGTCGACCAGATTTCGAAGAACGGTCACGTGATCGAGCAGACGCACGATCTCGCGGCAGGGCTGAAGGGCGCGGACGTCGTCTATGCGACGCGCATCCAGAAGGAGCGCTTCACCGACGAATCGTTCGAGGGCTACACGCCCGATTTCCAGATCAACCAGGCGCTCGTCGACGCCGTCTGCGGGCCCGACACGCTGATCATGCACCCGCTGCCACGCGACAGCCGGCCCGGCGCGAACGACCTGTCGGTCGACCTGAACCGCGACCCGCGACTTGCGATCTTCCGGCAGACGGACAACGGGATTCCGGTGCGGATGGCGATCTTCGCGGTGCTGCTCGGCGTGGAGAACCTCGTCCAGCACTCGATGCGCGACGCGACGTGGCGTCCGCCCGCGTACCTCGGGCCGGAGGATGCGGTGTTTCACGGGATCGATTGA
- a CDS encoding permease → MNRKEARTKLAAMLSAGSTKGDAFAALSGQGLKDRVLASLIASRPDPERCRRNKLHVRILVGLGILQLLFSLWVAVTLAIDAATVGPVTASDWAVIGLFLAITVPISLLFIWGFATHRVGAYHAYIALLIVQMPKLIGRLAADLTPSLAGLAISIALVAYVYFVRNRLFPDYVWFWPRKVDNRYAFVEHA, encoded by the coding sequence ATGAACAGGAAAGAAGCCAGGACCAAACTCGCGGCCATGCTGTCGGCGGGCTCGACGAAGGGCGACGCGTTTGCCGCCCTCTCCGGACAAGGCCTCAAGGATCGCGTGCTGGCGAGCCTGATCGCGTCCCGCCCGGACCCGGAACGCTGCCGGCGCAACAAGCTGCATGTCCGCATCCTGGTCGGGCTCGGCATCCTGCAACTGCTGTTCAGCCTGTGGGTTGCCGTCACGCTTGCAATCGACGCCGCGACGGTCGGCCCGGTGACCGCGAGCGACTGGGCGGTGATCGGGCTTTTCCTCGCGATCACGGTGCCGATCTCGCTGCTGTTCATCTGGGGGTTCGCGACGCACCGGGTCGGCGCCTATCACGCGTACATCGCGCTGCTGATCGTGCAGATGCCAAAGCTGATCGGGCGCCTTGCCGCCGACCTCACCCCTTCGCTGGCCGGCCTTGCGATCTCGATCGCGCTCGTGGCCTATGTCTATTTCGTCCGCAACCGGCTGTTTCCCGATTACGTGTGGTTCTGGCCGCGCAAGGTGGACAACCGCTACGCGTTCGTGGAGCACGCCTGA
- a CDS encoding entericidin A/B family lipoprotein, which yields MTRTIAAMLLVVTAALAGCNTVAGVGQDISKGGQAISDTAEKAK from the coding sequence ATGACGCGTACGATTGCTGCAATGCTGCTGGTGGTGACCGCCGCGCTCGCCGGTTGCAACACGGTTGCCGGTGTGGGTCAGGATATTTCGAAGGGTGGGCAGGCGATCAGCGACACCGCGGAAAAGGCGAAGTAA
- a CDS encoding FitA-like ribbon-helix-helix domain-containing protein: MPVITVRNLPDEVHRALRIRAAEHGRSTEAEVRDILEKAVQPEGRLKLGTLLAEIGREIGGVDLDIPRDKTPTEPMNFE, encoded by the coding sequence ATGCCAGTGATAACCGTTCGGAACTTGCCTGACGAAGTCCATCGCGCGCTTCGGATTCGCGCGGCGGAGCATGGACGCAGCACCGAAGCGGAGGTGCGTGACATCCTCGAGAAAGCGGTCCAGCCGGAAGGGCGTCTCAAATTGGGAACGTTGCTGGCGGAAATCGGGCGGGAAATCGGGGGTGTCGATCTCGACATTCCGCGCGACAAAACCCCAACCGAGCCGATGAACTTCGAATGA
- a CDS encoding DMT family transporter — MKTRLIGYLYLAAAMTGVGSTVIASRLAAGGLPPFTATALRFLIATPLLFALMRAQRLRWPRLSRRDAGLLVVQAAAGGVGYTVLLICGTRLSSPLDAGVMLGTLPAMSTLIAAVLLRERQTPRDWAAAALATCGVLLVTFTPGHAAPSMRALAGDALVLAAVACEAVFILLNRRLAVPLAPLALSTTMSGLGFALALVPAAFEWHAATTGWTSGAIAAVVYYALVPTVLGYLCWYAGSARTSGTEAALFTAFAPVSAVLFAVTLFGETLNAARLAGIALVVAGVLVGALRRRTTTSHTRRSIRSSA, encoded by the coding sequence ATGAAGACACGACTGATCGGTTATCTCTATCTCGCCGCCGCGATGACGGGCGTCGGCAGCACCGTCATCGCGAGCCGCCTCGCCGCCGGCGGCTTGCCGCCGTTCACCGCGACCGCGCTGCGCTTCCTGATCGCGACACCGTTGCTGTTCGCGTTGATGCGCGCGCAACGATTGCGCTGGCCGCGCCTGTCGCGACGCGACGCGGGGCTGCTCGTCGTGCAGGCGGCGGCGGGCGGCGTCGGCTACACGGTGCTGCTGATCTGCGGCACGCGGTTGTCGTCGCCGCTCGACGCAGGCGTGATGCTCGGCACGCTGCCCGCGATGTCGACGCTGATCGCCGCCGTGCTGCTCCGCGAGCGGCAGACGCCGCGCGACTGGGCCGCCGCCGCGCTGGCAACGTGCGGCGTGCTGCTCGTCACGTTCACGCCCGGCCACGCAGCGCCGTCGATGCGGGCGCTGGCCGGCGACGCGCTCGTGCTGGCAGCCGTCGCATGCGAAGCCGTGTTCATCCTGCTCAACCGGCGGCTCGCGGTTCCGCTCGCGCCGCTGGCGCTGTCGACGACGATGTCCGGGCTCGGCTTCGCGCTCGCGCTCGTACCGGCGGCATTCGAATGGCACGCGGCCACGACCGGCTGGACCTCGGGCGCGATCGCGGCAGTCGTCTACTACGCGCTGGTGCCGACCGTGCTCGGCTACCTGTGCTGGTATGCGGGTTCGGCACGCACGAGCGGAACCGAAGCGGCGCTGTTCACCGCCTTCGCGCCGGTCTCTGCGGTGCTGTTCGCCGTGACGCTGTTCGGAGAGACGCTGAACGCCGCGCGGCTTGCCGGCATCGCGCTGGTCGTCGCAGGCGTGCTGGTCGGCGCGCTGCGGCGCCGCACGACGACGTCGCACACGCGGCGCTCGATCCGCTCGTCCGCGTGA